One genomic segment of Drosophila melanogaster chromosome 3L includes these proteins:
- the Aef1 gene encoding adult enhancer factor 1, isoform D, whose product MMHIKSLPHAHAAATAMSSNCDIVIVAAQPQTTIANNNNNETVTQATHPAHMAAVQQQQQQQQQQQQQHHQQQQQQSSGPPSVPPPPTELPLPFQMHLSGISAEAHSAAQAAAMAAAQAAAAQAAAAEQQQPPPPTSHLTHLTTHSPTTIHSEHYLANGHSEHPGEGNAAVGVGGAVREPEKPFHCTVCDRRFRQLSTLTNHVKIHTGEKPYKCNVCDKTFRQSSTLTNHLKIHTGEKPYNCNFCPKHFRQLSTLANHVKIHTGEKPFECVICKKQFRQSSTLNNHIKIHVMDKVYVPVKIKTEEDEGXLGRMPLAAHHHQQQQHQHHHQQQQHQHHPPPPSQQQQQHIDQRGVTITTLPSATTVAQHHQQHQHIQDGSPHHHFNVAALGDLSSAMQLGAVTADGSFVTMGGVVVGRIQHTREELQQLGVIKVESPSNGGTATTSATAETQREG is encoded by the exons ATGATGCATATCAAAAGCCTGCCCCATGCCCATGCCGCTGCTACGGCGATGAGCAGTAACTGCGACATTGTCATAGTGGCCGCCCAGCCCCAAACCACCATAgcaaacaataataacaatgagACGGTCACCCAGGCCACGCATCCGGCTCACATGGCGGCGgttcaacagcagcagcaacaacaacagcaacagcagcagcaacatcatcagcagcagcaacagcagtcgAGCGGACCACCCTCTGTGCCGCCGCCACCCACGGAACTCCCCTTGCCCTTCCAGATGCACTTAAGCGGGATCTCGGCGGAGGCGCATAGTGCCGCCCAAGCAGCGGCTATGGCAGCTGCCCAAGCTGCAGCAGCCCAAGCTGCTGCGGCGGAACAACAGCAACCGCCGCCACCAACTTCACATCTGACGCACCTGACCACGCATAGTCCGACAACGATCCACAGTGAGCATTACCTGGCCAATGGACATAGCGAGCATCCCGGAGAGGGCAACGCTGCCGTTGGCGTAGGGGGAGCTGTCCGCGAGCCGGAGAAACCTTTCCACTGCACCGTCTGCGATCGTCGCTTTCGACAGCTAAGCACACTGACCAACCATGTAAAGATCCATACTGGCGAGAAGCCCTACAAATGCAACGTTTGTGATAAGACCTTCCGTCAATCGTCGACGCTGACGAACCATCTGAAGATCCATACGGGCGAGAAGCCTTATAACTGCAACTTTTGTCCCAAGCATTTTCGACAACTGAGCACGCTGGCCAACCATGTGAAGATCCACACGG GTGAAAAGCCTTTTGAGTGTGTCATCTGCAAGAAGCAGTTCCGACAGTCCAGCACGCTCAACAACCACATAAAAATACACGTCATGGACAAAGTCTACGTTCCTGTTAAGATCAAAACAGAGGAGGATGAGGGGTGACTAGGACGAATGCCGTTGGCGGCGcaccaccatcagcagcagcaacaccagcaccaccatcaacagcagcagcatcagcaccaCCCGCCGCCTCcgtcccagcagcagcagcagcatatCGATCAGCGTGGAGTCACCATAACCACGTTGCCCTCCGCCACGACAGTGGCCCAAcatcaccagcagcatcagcacaTTCAGGATGGCTCGCCGCACCATCATTTTAATGTGGCCGCTCTAGGGGACTTATCCAGCGCTATGCAATTGGGCGCTGTGACGGCGGACGGGAGCTTTGTGACCATGGGCGGTGTTGTGGTGGGTCGCATCCAGCACACACGAGAGGAACTGCAGCAGCTTGGAGTGATCAAGGTGGAGTCACCATCGAATGGTGGCACAGCCACGACGTCAGCGACGGCGGAAACGCAACGCGAGGGATGA
- the Aef1 gene encoding adult enhancer factor 1, isoform C — protein MMHIKSLPHAHAAATAMSSNCDIVIVAAQPQTTIANNNNNETVTQATHPAHMAAVQQQQQQQQQQQQQHHQQQQQQSSGPPSVPPPPTELPLPFQMHLSGISAEAHSAAQAAAMAAAQAAAAQAAAAEQQQPPPPTSHLTHLTTHSPTTIHSEHYLANGHSEHPGEGNAAVGVGGAVREPEKPFHCTVCDRRFRQLSTLTNHVKIHTGEKPYKCNVCDKTFRQSSTLTNHLKIHTGEKPYNCNFCPKHFRQLSTLANHVKIHTGEKPFECVICKKQFRQSSTLNNHIKIHVMDKVYVPVKIKTEEDEG, from the exons ATGATGCATATCAAAAGCCTGCCCCATGCCCATGCCGCTGCTACGGCGATGAGCAGTAACTGCGACATTGTCATAGTGGCCGCCCAGCCCCAAACCACCATAgcaaacaataataacaatgagACGGTCACCCAGGCCACGCATCCGGCTCACATGGCGGCGgttcaacagcagcagcaacaacaacagcaacagcagcagcaacatcatcagcagcagcaacagcagtcgAGCGGACCACCCTCTGTGCCGCCGCCACCCACGGAACTCCCCTTGCCCTTCCAGATGCACTTAAGCGGGATCTCGGCGGAGGCGCATAGTGCCGCCCAAGCAGCGGCTATGGCAGCTGCCCAAGCTGCAGCAGCCCAAGCTGCTGCGGCGGAACAACAGCAACCGCCGCCACCAACTTCACATCTGACGCACCTGACCACGCATAGTCCGACAACGATCCACAGTGAGCATTACCTGGCCAATGGACATAGCGAGCATCCCGGAGAGGGCAACGCTGCCGTTGGCGTAGGGGGAGCTGTCCGCGAGCCGGAGAAACCTTTCCACTGCACCGTCTGCGATCGTCGCTTTCGACAGCTAAGCACACTGACCAACCATGTAAAGATCCATACTGGCGAGAAGCCCTACAAATGCAACGTTTGTGATAAGACCTTCCGTCAATCGTCGACGCTGACGAACCATCTGAAGATCCATACGGGCGAGAAGCCTTATAACTGCAACTTTTGTCCCAAGCATTTTCGACAACTGAGCACGCTGGCCAACCATGTGAAGATCCACACGG GTGAAAAGCCTTTTGAGTGTGTCATCTGCAAGAAGCAGTTCCGACAGTCCAGCACGCTCAACAACCACATAAAAATACACGTCATGGACAAAGTCTACGTTCCTGTTAAGATCAAAACAGAGGAGGATGAGGGGTGA